The DNA region CGGCAACCGACGCCAGCCTCCCCAACCAcgccagcctcagtttccccttccccAAAAGGATGCAGGGAGTCCTTCTTTCCTGCTGCTCTTTAAGTGACGCCTCTTCTGCCTGATGCCCCACCCTCGGCCCGCGTCTCTTTGCTCCTCTCGCTTGTATCTGGGCCCACTCCTTTTCccaccctgagcctcagtttcctcatctgtaaattagaCAACGCTACCGGCACTTCCTTATAGGGTTGTTGCAAGAACACACCTGGGAGGGGCTTTGTTTGCAATGAATGGAAGTACAGTAACTGTGGAAGGTTTCAGCGCGCGGGGCTCTGGAATTGACATGTGTGGgcttgaatcctagctctgccgaGGGGTCCTGGGGCCCAAGTTTCCCACCTGCGAGGTGGGGGACAGTATCAGTCTTAGCCAATGGCTGTTGCCCAaggcacagggcccaacgcgcgGGGGTTTAGCCCGGGGGTTCCCTCGCTTTCGCGGAAACCGCGGGCTGGAGGCCCTTGCCGCAGGGTCGCCGCGGCGTAGCccaggaggggcggggcgggggaggggccgcgCCGGGATCCAGATGTTCAGGGTCCGCCAGGCACAGCCGCGCCTGATTAAGCCACGTGGGGGCCGGCCGAGGCCGCGGAGATGAAAGCGCCGCGGCCGGCCCGGGGAGGGGGTGcgccaggccccccccccccgggtcccTTCCTCCTCGGCCGGAACCTGCGGCGCCCTTTGACCCACCGACCCCGCGTGGCTGCCGCCCCGTCTGTGGGGGTGGAGCGTCGATGGAAGCCAAGTGGACGGCTGCGCGACCTCCGCAGGCACCTGCAACCGGGCATGCTAGCGAGGGATGGAGGGGTCATCTTTGCAGGGGACCTAAGCGTAGAGGGGCGCCCACACTACCCTGCCTGACTGAGAGGGAGCTAGGGAGACCTCTTAAACCGAGATACAGGGGGTTTCAATCTGTCACCTTGGAGCGTGGCAGTTATGGAAGGCAGCAGTGTCCCTGTTTGCCCCAAGTTTTCCCACAAGAATTAGGAATTTTCGCAGCACCCACACCCCGCACCTACACGCGCCTCTGTGCCCCCTCTCACTCAGCGCCGGGCGGAGAGGCTCCCAGTCTGGGGCAGAGAGTGCTAGATCCCCCAAGCCTGTGGATCAGTGCTGGGCCAGGAGGGGGCGAGGCTGGGGGAACCCTGAAGGGCCCGGAAAGGCTTCCTACAGGAGGCAAACCAGTTACAAAGTTACCACCCCTCTCACTTGGATGGCAAAGGACTGGATGCCACAGACCTTCCGGAGGCCTTCACTGACCCAGTCTTGTGATCCTCACGTCCCTCCACCTCCACTCTCTGGCTTCGGCACCACCACCCTCCTACCCGCCTCAGGGTTCTCAGTTACTTTTGCCTGGATTGCCCTCCCCGCTTGGTCAGCTCAAACTTTGCCTCCTTGGGGAGGCCCTCGCTGAATCCCCTGGCGAACAGAGACGCCCCAGCCCATCACccagtttgtttccttttggcCCCAAAGCGCTGGCTGAGATTCTCTAGCCTGCATACGAGGGAGGTGTCGTGGCACCCCCGAGATGGGACAGAGGgtccacctgccccaccccacccgctCCCCGACGGTGCCGCAGCGCAGCTCCCCCGCCCGTTCTCcgcatcccccgcccccccttcccagGCTGCCTCGCTCGGGTGACGTCAGCGACCcggtccccgccgccgccgccgccgccgccgccgcatcCTCGGTGCCTGCCAGGAGCCGGCGTCCCCCGAGCCCCTCGCGCCCGGCACGGCCATGGCTTCGGTGGCGCTGATGccgctcctgctgctgctgctgctgcagcctCCACCTGCCACCCCCGCGCCTTCCGCCCGCGACCCCTTCGCCCCGCAACTCGGGGACACGCAGAGCTGCCAGCTGCGGTGCCGCGACCGCTATCCCGGTCCGCAGCTCTCGCAGGTGAAACGCATGCGGCGCCAGCCGGAGGACCCGAGACCtccctggtgggggaggggttggggatgCGGTTCCCACCGTCGGGAACGCGAGACGGGGGTTCTTCGGAGGGGGAAGGAGTCGGAAATGGGGCTTCCACAATGGGGATGGGTCCCTCTGGTGAGGGAAGGGCTGGAGTCTCTTCTGTTGAGGCGAGCGCAGGGGTCGGGTGTCCCTCCGATGGGGCTTGGGAGTTGCTCCTCCCGCGgaggaagggctggggagggggggggtgtcccTCTGATGAGGGAGGGTTTGGAGATGCAAGTCCCTCTGATGAATgcggagctggggggggggggtccctccaaaggaggggctgggagggggactGAGGTGTCTTAGTCCGCTGCGCAAAGACCCTCGGGgcgcccatcccccacctccctcaggCCTGACggtcctcttctcctcctcctcctcctccacctaaGCGACTTCcacatcctcctccctcccctcccccccaagagCTACCAGCCCTCATTCACAtcctcagcacccccccccccccagctggatCTCCATTTTCCCAGGCCAGAAAATACGATGAAACCTCCTCCTCTtagcctcctccctccttcctgaggCCTGAGAATCCCCCTCaatctctgccctcctccctggagCCTTGGTGGGGGGAAGGCATTTCTCTCCCTCTTATGCATTTTACAACCATCGCCCAAACCCAGTGCCCTCCACGGTCCATCCCCCTTCTCAagctccctccccttctctcttcctcagagCTAAGAACCCCCACTAATATTCTTagccttcctctccccaccacaaTCTCTctggatttggggggggggggaggaggagggagaggaccaCAAATCTTCTATCTCCTGCTCTGAGCGTGTGCTTCCAGTGCAgacctcctcctgcccctccccctggcctgAGCCCAGTGTCCCCTCTCCCAGGCAGAGCTTGAGGAGGAGGACCCCACGGAGTCCCCATATGAGTATGACAGGGCTGTCCTGATCAGTGCTTGTGAGCGTGGCTGCCGCCTCTTCTCCATCTGCCGATTCGTGGCCAGGAGCTCCAAGCCCAATGCCACCCAGACTGAGTGTGAAGCAGGTGAGGGCTGGCTGGgtggccagggtggggaggggtggcggggGAAGGGTCAGCCTTTAgtcacccctcctgccccctccccactccaaccCATCCCCCAGCCTGTGTGGAGGCCTATGTGAAGGAGACCGAGCAGCAGGCCTGCAGCGAGGGTTGCTGGAGCCAGAACCCGGAGCCGGAACCTGAACCCGAGCCTGAGCCAGAGCAGAAGGTGGGCACCCTCCCACCTGTGGCCCTGGGATTGTCACCACTCTTCTCTACCCCCTCCCTGCAAATCTGCACTCGTATCCAGAGTCTCCCAGGCTCTGCAGTCCATTCTGGGCTTACCGGGTGCCTGCGATGGAGTCAAGTCTGGTCTCAAGCCTCAACTATCACCTCTGTGATATGGGAAGTactctctcctcccaccacctTACGAGGAGGAAGAAAACAGCCACGGTTTGTCAGTCATTTGTCCTGGTCCAGGCTCAGCCATAATCAGCATCAGTCCCAAATTCCTCAGGCTACCTAGAGGCACCTGGGACAGCGCCACTCCCATTTCGTGCCTGCGAAGCAACTACCCGAGTTCATACAGTTAGGGCTGTACGAGATGGGATTTAAAGCCAGTGCCACCAAGGCTTATGAACACCTCTCCCCTCACTCGTCTTCTGTGCTGTTAGAGCTgactttattgagcacttactacatgccaggtgcTGGTCTGAGCACCTTCCTTGTGATGAACAGGTGGCCACTGTCATGGGAGCTGGGGCTCAGAACTGAGTTTCAGGGAGGggcgacccccccacccccactgcaggGAGAAATAATAATTGCTCACCTGTCATGTCCATAAGTGAGTCTAGGAAACCCTATAtctggggaaactaaggcacaggaCATCATTCATCACAGCCAGAGACCCATGGACCGAGATTCCCCAGAAAGCTCttctcccttcacccattttcctccaccccctccaggcCTTCACTGTTCATAAAAGCACACTGAACTATCATTCCTTCCTATTCTGAATTCTCTGCTGATGCTGTCAAAATAAGAAGGATGGTGGTGACAAATTTAATAATAGCATCTACTACACATTAGGTGCTTGTGCTGTACCGTTGTCTAGTTGAACTCTCATAACACCCCCACGAGGGAAGAGAATCATCCCCATTTGAAGGTTCAGAGAGGGCAATCCACTTCTCCGAGGGCAACAGGAAGCCAAATGCAGCTCCTAAGGCCTGTGTTCGTTGTACGAAGCCCTGTTGCCCCAAACCACTTAGCAAATTCCAATCATAGTGAATGCTCCCAGCTCCCCTCCCGTTGGTGAACGCCCTACCTTGGTGACATTTCTGTGCCTTGGGCCTTCCCTTGGCAGAGAAAGGTCCTGGAAGCTCCAAGTGGGGCCCTTTCGCTCCTGGACTTGTTTTCCACCCTCTGCAATGACCTTGTCAACTCGGCCCAGGGCTTCGTCTCCTCCACCTGGACATACTACCTGCAGACTGACAATGGGAAGGTGGTGGTGTTCCAGGTGAGGGGTCTGGCAGGGGCCACACCAGCGTGGTGGGTGGGTGATCAGGGTAAGAAGGTGGGATGCGTTGGTTCTTGGCTCATGGGATGCAAAGTCCTCAGGTGGTCAAGGTTCAGACACAGCTAGATTCAGGGGTTCACTGTCTCACTCCCCTCCTTGACTCTGCTTTTTTCTGTGGTGGCTTCATTTCCAGGCAAGCTCTTCCCTCCTGATAGCTGGGTAGATGCCCAAGGCTCTAGATTATAACCTCTCTGAAGTTTTAACTAAATTGGGACTTACTTTGATTGGCCCTGGCTGGGTCATGTGACCATCTCTCGGCCAATCCCTGTGATTCTATTGGCTTGGTCAGGAGCTAAAAAGGATGGGGTCAAGATGAATCGAGATGCCCACAATAGCAGGGAACCACATCCTTGATgtcacagcccagagccccacagaAGGGTGTCCTCTCTGCACCCAGTGGAACGATGTGCCAGTTGGGCATGGGACAACGTAGCCTTCATGGGCCAGAGATGTGCTTCCCAGGGCTAACGTGGTGACTTTCTAAGTGGCTCTTCTGtgctgtcttgttcttgacccaGACCCAGCCTGTGGTAGAGAACCTGGGGCATGAAGGGGCCCGTCTGCAGCGAGTAGAGGTGACCTGGCGGGGATCCCACCCTGAGGCCTTGGAGGTACACGTGGGTAAGTTCTGAGGCTAGACCCATGCTCCTTCCACAGGCAGCTCCACTGCCATAAGGCATCCTCCTGGAAAATGAACCTCTAGGAATGGGATTTCTGTCTCTCAACTCTTAGAATTGCTTGGTCCGTCTCTTAGGGTTCTGTAGTCTGTTTCCCAGGATTCCATGATCCATCTCCTAGAGTTCCATGGTCCATTTTCCCGGGTTCTGATCTATTCCAGGACTGTATGTCCCATTGCCCGAGGTCctggcttcctttctcctctccatgGCTGCTTTGATCTCTTGGGGGAGGTCTGGGAATTGCTAAGAGCAGACCTGTCTCAGACCCTGTAGGCCCCTTGGACAAAGTGAGGAAGGCCAAGATCCGAGTCAAGACCAGCAGTAAGGCCAAGGTGGAGTCCGATGAGCTGCAGGACAACGACTTCCTCAGTTGCATGTCCCGGTGGGTGACAGGACCCCGGGGGTGGGATGGGAGTGGAGCTGGAAGGGAGGGTCTCCCAAACCCCCACCAGGACCGCTGAGCGTGCCTTCTGGGTGGGTCAGGCGCTCAGGGCTCCCTCGCTGGATCCTGGCCTGCTGCCTCTTCCTTTCTGTGCTGGTGATGCTGTGGCTGAGCTGCTCCACCCTGGTGACCGCACCTGGCCAACACCTCAAGTTTCAGGTGGGCGGGGCCCAGTGGAGGGGTGGGAGAAGGACTGCTGCCTGGTCCTGAATTGGGCCACCCACTCTCCCCTGGAGGCAGGGTCtcctgacttgctgtgtgacactgggcaagttTCTTCACTTCCTCATGAGATGGGGGGAACGATGCCAACCCATAGTTGACGTGACCTGAGATCAGGGGTGGGAAGGAGCCTTGGCAGGGTGGGAGCTCATTagccctccctccatccctcttcctccccctgcagcccctgACCCTGGAGCAGCACAAGGGCTTCATGGTAGAGCCAGACTGGCCCCTGTACCCTCCCCCGTCGCATGCTTTTGGGGACAGCCCCCCACCCTACAAGCTGAAGCTGGACCTGACCAAGCTGTAGGtgtccatccacccatgcatTGCCAAGTGCAGGGGCTCCGCGAGCCTCGCTTGCCCTGTGCCCAGGAGTCCAGGCCAGGGTGGGACCATCCTTGGGCTCCTCTACCCCCGATGCTTCTTCTTTCCCCAGTCCCACTCCTTGCCCCTCTGGGCCCTGGGATTGCCACGCCCCCAATAGGGGGGTGGGATCTGGCCTTggttcctccctgcccccccttccccagaGTGTGCTACTTTGTCTTCTATCTTGTAGCTTCTTGAGTATTTGAGCCCCAGTTCTGTgctgccttcctctttcctctttcctctccttttggagggtgggggctgaAGGCACAGGGGAGTCACCTTGTGCTAGGGCCCCCTCCTTTTACCCACCTCACCTCCGGAGATCCAGTCCCAAGAGAGGAGGCCCCTGAGAGAGGAGGTGGCGGGCAGCTCCATGCTGGGAGGGCGGCTGAGACTGGGGTTGCAGCATGGGGGTCGGGAGGAATAAACCAtgtatataaaagatattttggactgagcctgcttctgtctgtctttccatcTGTCCTTGGGAGAATAGCCTGGGCATGGCCAGGACCCCGGTCCACTTGGAGATGGGGACAGCCCTGGCAACTCCCCGTGGCTTAAGGAAGGACAGCCCCTCTGCCACCCAGCCCACATCACACTTCTGACTAGGGATGTCCCGAGAAAAGTGGCCTTTGCTACCTGCTTGGCCTGGATGGGTCAATACCCTTTCTTGCCTCCCTTTTAGGGTCCCTTCTGTGAGATGCACAGGTAGAGTCTTGAGGGGGGATGTTTGTTAATGTTGTGGCCATCAGGTTTCCATTGCCCTTTCTTTTGGGGACGGAGTTCTGCTCCACTGGGAGCAGCTTCAGGGCACTGACCTTGGGTCTTATCCCCTTCCCTACCCAAGAGATCCATACTTGGCATgacaaattttgtttaatgttatttatttctgagagagagagagagagagagagagagagagagagagacagagcacgagctggggaggggcagagtgacagaacgagagggagacacagaatccgaagcgggctccaggctccgagctgtcagcacagagcccgacacgaggctcaaactcacgaaccatgagatcatgacctgagctgaagttggacccttaactgagccacccaggcgcccccgtactTGGCACGCTTACCCCGTACTTTGCATTTCAGGAGGCTTGCAGGACAAGAGCAGCCTCCCCCCACGAGGCCACAGCCACGGCTCTCCATCCTTCCTGTCCATTCTGCTGACTCCCTGAGATTCTTCCAATAAATCCTCTTTTCAGCCAACTGGAGTCGTTTCTATTGCCGGCAACCAGAGATTGCTGGGGAGAGTTTGGGACGAGGGGTGTGGTGGTGGTCAATGGGGTGGCGGTTTCCCAGGGCTGATGGACATCTATGGGTGACaagtgggctgggggagggggtttaGAGGGAACAAGGTGTGGGGCTGATTATCAGCCCATCCATGCTTCACCTTACCTTGTGTCCCAGGAGGTGGCGATCCACTTGGGCTCTCTGCCTTTTGCTAGAGTCAccacaggtgggaggtgggaggagggaagagtgaGAAGTCAGAGTGTTTCTCTTCTGGTGTCGGTCCCTGTATCCCCCAACCTCCAGCCTGTGCGTGGTCACAGCTCCTCGCTGTTGCTCTCCCAGGCTGCTGCGCCACCCCCTGTCGGTTACccaaccctgcccacacctctgcAGATAGCCCCTTTATACAACTCCTGAAGCATCCATTCTGAGCGGCTCCTGCCGGCACCTTCCTCCCTAATACCATGAACATCAGGACTCAACATATAGACAATTTAGCCCCCAAGGGATTGTTCTGGGTCCTGGTGGGGTTTCAAGGCAGCCCCTTGGAACGTTGCCAAGAAATGACACCTGGGCAGAGGTAAGAAGCAACAGCAGGCCCGTGCTGCCCAGTAGagctttctgcaatgatggaaacaTTCTGTCTGCAACATCCCCACCCACATAACATTATGGGTCCCTTGCGATGTGGCCAGTGAGACTGAAGACTTCATTTCTCATTTAGTTAGAGTTAGTGTACATTTAAGGCTTTCCCCCTATTTTTGTGTGGTGGTAAactatatatatcacatattttaatctgtttttaagtgtacaattctgtGGCATTAGGTTCATCGACAATGTCGTGTGACCGTCACCACTATTTAAGTGGCTactgtaggggctcctgggggactcagtcggttcagcttctgactcttgatttcagctcaggtcatgatctcacagctttatgagttcaaaccctgaatcaatcaggttctgcgctgacaatgcggatcctgcttaagattctctctctctctctctctctctctctctctctctctcagcccttcccctgcttgcactttctctctcaaaataaataaataaacttaaaaaaaaaaaaaaaaggctaccgTAACTGCTCAGTCCAGTGCAAAGGGGACCCTAGTGGTCCTTTCCGCTTTGCCCACGGCCTCCCGTCTCATTGACTCCAAACACCTGGGTGGCATCTTGAGTcttccctgtcctccctccaCCTTATCCCATCCATCGGCAGAGcctatctcccccacccctccaacccACATGCTTTTCTTTATCTCCATGGCAACCAGCAAGGTCTAAGCTGCTACCACTTCTCAACCAACCACTGCACCTGCTTCCCCTTGGGGCTCCCCgcttcccctccagcccccctccAGCTCCATGCAGCAGCTTGGAGCTGCCAGGATAAAGCGATCTGATCCCAGCTATCACCCGCTTCTGGGGTTTCCTGCTGCCACGAGGAGTCCAAACAGCCACATGTACCATTGAGGCAACCCACCATCTGGCCCCAATCACGTCTCCAATCACTTCCATGGAGGCTCTCCCCATCGCTCACTATGCTCCAGTCACACTGCTTCTCTCTGGATCCCTGGAGCCTACCTTGTTCCTTcccgccccagggcctttgcatttgcatGTGCCTATGCCAGGAACTCCCTCATGGCCCTGCTCTGCCCAAGTCCTCATCTAAAAGGGCtcctaagtcggttaagcgtccgacttcagccaggtcacgatctcgcggtccgtgagttcgagccccgcgtcgggctctgggctgagggcttggagcctggagcctgt from Panthera leo isolate Ple1 chromosome A2, P.leo_Ple1_pat1.1, whole genome shotgun sequence includes:
- the TMEM59L gene encoding transmembrane protein 59-like isoform X1 codes for the protein MASVALMPLLLLLLLQPPPATPAPSARDPFAPQLGDTQSCQLRCRDRYPGPQLSQAELEEEDPTESPYEYDRAVLISACERGCRLFSICRFVARSSKPNATQTECEAACVEAYVKETEQQACSEGCWSQNPEPEPEPEPEPEQKRKVLEAPSGALSLLDLFSTLCNDLVNSAQGFVSSTWTYYLQTDNGKVVVFQTQPVVENLGHEGARLQRVEVTWRGSHPEALEVHVDPVGPLDKVRKAKIRVKTSSKAKVESDELQDNDFLSCMSRRSGLPRWILACCLFLSVLVMLWLSCSTLVTAPGQHLKFQPLTLEQHKGFMVEPDWPLYPPPSHAFGDSPPPYKLKLDLTKL
- the TMEM59L gene encoding transmembrane protein 59-like isoform X2, giving the protein MASVALMPLLLLLLLQPPPATPAPSARDPFAPQLGDTQSCQLRCRDRYPGPQLSQAELEEEDPTESPYEYDRAVLISACERGCRLFSICRFVARSSKPNATQTECEAACVEAYVKETEQQACSEGCWSQNPEPEPEPEPEPEQKTQPVVENLGHEGARLQRVEVTWRGSHPEALEVHVDPVGPLDKVRKAKIRVKTSSKAKVESDELQDNDFLSCMSRRSGLPRWILACCLFLSVLVMLWLSCSTLVTAPGQHLKFQPLTLEQHKGFMVEPDWPLYPPPSHAFGDSPPPYKLKLDLTKL